Below is a window of Candidatus Aenigmatarchaeota archaeon DNA.
CACATGTTTAAATAACTCCTTAATATCATCTCTTACCATATAGGCAATTTCTGACTGGTTGAATTGAATCTTTAGATTTTCCGCAATTGGCAAACTAAAAATTAAGTCTCCCAGTCTTAGTAGGTTAGATATTAGAATTTTTCTCATTTCTCATCATAAATAGTGAAAATATTAATGCAATAGCTGGTTCGTTCTTTAAGGATGTTTCAAAAATACCATTTAAAAGCATAAAAATTATTAAAGCTATCTTATACTTTTCATTACCGAATTGACGGAAGAAAGAGTAAATTAAATAAATAAAACTAAAGAGTCCAATTATACCTGTCCTTGATAAAATGGTAAGAATCAAATTATCAGGGTCTTGATAACAATCTTTGGCGCCACCACCAGTTATTGGATTTAATAAAAAACATTTAAAACTTTTCTCCCAGTTGGTAAATCTGTCAAAAAGGCTAAATGTGTCAAAAAACCTATTGCCTAATTCGGTATAAAATAGGACTCCTAATGATATCCCAAAGATAAAGAGAACAAACAACAAGAAAAGTTTATAATTACCCTCTTTGATTGAGGAAAATAAACTTAGATATGCGAGGGCAGCTATCAATCCAACATACATTCCTCTTGAACCGTTCAAAATTAAAGCTATTAGAAGTAGCAGTAGGATTAATAAAAAGAAAATTACATTTTTTGTATTTTTTCGATAATTTTTACCTATCTCTTTGGCTAATAACCATGAAATAAAGAGAAAACAGATTCCCAAGTATGTTCCAGTTGCATTAGGTGCTCCTATTGAATGAATTTCTAATCTTGGCCTGTCCCATGCAATTTTCCAAAATATGATTGCCCAAAATAAGGCAAATAAGAGTCCTAAGAGGAAGGAAAACTTCAAGATTTTTATTTCAATTTCTGAGTTAAACTCGTTTATTAAAATGATATAGATTACCGAAAACATAAAAGTGCTATAAAACCATTTAAATGCTAAATTTGGCTCAGAGGATAGAAAAATTGATATCCCATTTGCTATAAGATAAATAAATAAACCTTTTGCAATATAATCAAAATGAAAATTTTTATCAAAAACTTTGCTAATTATAAAGGTAAACAAAAGCAACCAAAAAGTGATTTGTTTAATAGATTCAGATAGGGGGAAAAAAATAAGGAAAATAGATAGAAAAAAGATCTCAAAATTTTTAGTTCTAATTTCTAAGTAGTTTTTCATACAATTTCTCTAATTTATCAAGCATCTTATCATAAGAATAGTTTTCTACTACAAATCTTCTGCCTTTTTCACCCAATTCTTTTCTGAGATTTTTATTTTTATATAATGATAAAATGCTTTTTGAAATAGCTTCGACGTTTTTGGGTTTGATTAAAATTCCTGTTTTATTGTTTATCACTACTTCATTGATACATTCAATATCTGAAGCTATAACAGCTTTTTCCATAGCTAAAGCCTGTAAAACAACTTGTGGTACGCCCTCATTTGCGTATGACGGGTGAATAACAACATCAAGAGAGGCTAATACATCTGGTATATCCTCTCTGTGTCCTGTAAGTTCCACCCACTTTTCAACATGGAGAGTCCTTATTTTCTTTTCAAGATTCTCTCTTTGAGGTCCGTCTCCTACGATGTAAATTTTAAGATTAGGGATTTCTCTAATTATTGAAGGGATAGCATCAATTAGATAATTATGCCCTTTCCAACTTCTTAATACACCCACTGCCCCCACAGAAAATTCGTTTTTTTTCTTATTAAGTTGAAATCTATCAGGATTAAACTTCTCTATATCAACTCCTGTGGGAATCGATATGATTTTTTTTTCGTTAAACTTGTTCTCATTTACCATTCTATTTTTTATCTGTTCTCCCGTAGTTATTATAAAGTCAGTGAGAATATCATAGAGGATTTTGTTCAGAAAATTATTTTTTATTAATGTAGATAAATGTCTT
It encodes the following:
- a CDS encoding O-antigen ligase family protein, which produces MKFSFLLGLLFALFWAIIFWKIAWDRPRLEIHSIGAPNATGTYLGICFLFISWLLAKEIGKNYRKNTKNVIFFLLILLLLLIALILNGSRGMYVGLIAALAYLSLFSSIKEGNYKLFLLFVLFIFGISLGVLFYTELGNRFFDTFSLFDRFTNWEKSFKCFLLNPITGGGAKDCYQDPDNLILTILSRTGIIGLFSFIYLIYSFFRQFGNEKYKIALIIFMLLNGIFETSLKNEPAIALIFSLFMMRNEKNSNI
- a CDS encoding glycosyltransferase family 4 protein — protein: MIRILHTESSKGWGGQEIRIIQEAIGIRKRGYEVIIAAEKDSQILKRASELNFEIFPISFSKYNPQSFLKIKSLIEKLGIHVLNTHSSKDSWIATIAAKILSKKKIKVIRTRHLSTLIKNNFLNKILYDILTDFIITTGEQIKNRMVNENKFNEKKIISIPTGVDIEKFNPDRFQLNKKKNEFSVGAVGVLRSWKGHNYLIDAIPSIIREIPNLKIYIVGDGPQRENLEKKIRTLHVEKWVELTGHREDIPDVLASLDVVIHPSYANEGVPQVVLQALAMEKAVIASDIECINEVVINNKTGILIKPKNVEAISKSILSLYKNKNLRKELGEKGRRFVVENYSYDKMLDKLEKLYEKLLRN